ACTCTTTCTCCACGTCTCTGCATATCGGCAACTTCATCTCGCAACGTAGATCATCGTTTCCACTACCAAGCATTGCCTTTTTTGTTGCTTCAACGACCACTTGTCCACCATTCGCTTCCggttcctcttcttctctctacaaccaaaacacacaaaatcaaGCTCTGATCAGTTTCTCAATTCTCAAGACACCAACCAAGGAAGAACCTAAAAACATGAGAAGCTGTTCTGTCTTTTTACCGAGATCTTGTTTAGGTCAAAGGCCGGGACTTTGAAAGTGCTCCCACCTCCGTTAAGATCAGGAAGTGGAGATGAGTCAGTCAGAAACTCGTCTCCTCTCCTCCTTTTCGAATTCTTCTCTAATGCCAATTCCTCCTTCTCTCTCAGAGAAGAGCTCTTTCTTTTACTCGGCACCTTCACATCTCCAGACTCAGACAATCTCAACAAGTTGGGAGATGATGTTTCAAGAGTTTGCTCTTGCTTCAAGTGTTTGTATCTACGTCTCAAGAACCTATACCGTTTTGATCAAAACATACTCAGTAAGAGCTACACCAATGTACCCATCATCACAAAGCCAATTAAACGTTAAGAGAT
The Brassica napus cultivar Da-Ae chromosome A1, Da-Ae, whole genome shotgun sequence DNA segment above includes these coding regions:
- the BNAA01G06520D gene encoding uncharacterized protein BNAA01G06520D; the encoded protein is MKEITDSVDPRIMFKHQSLLQDYHELRKETEFKMRKLEVMKQRRSNLDAEVRFLRRRYKHLKQEQTLETSSPNLLRLSESGDVKVPSKRKSSSLREKEELALEKNSKRRRGDEFLTDSSPLPDLNGGGSTFKVPAFDLNKISREEEEPEANGGQVVVEATKKAMLGSGNDDLRCEMKLPICRDVEKELNRAAVKRKVSWQDPVALSV